In Alteromonas mediterranea DE, a single genomic region encodes these proteins:
- a CDS encoding prepilin-type N-terminal cleavage/methylation domain-containing protein — MNTKQQGFTLIELIIVVIILGLLAATALPRFIDVTDEAREASVEGVAGGFAAAVGLVRAQWEVEGRPSGNNGNGNGTVVTYDQTQVGVDGTIGYPTGSPTGNTLISTVNATECKNVFDLILQSSPTNTTSTNDAVVADFRYAVREDDSGTNALCVYYLVESMGLPNTSAPADGTPDGTSFDGFTYNPATGQVTVF; from the coding sequence ATGAACACCAAACAGCAAGGCTTTACGCTTATTGAGCTTATCATTGTTGTCATTATTTTAGGCTTGCTTGCGGCAACTGCTTTACCGCGCTTTATCGACGTTACTGATGAAGCCCGTGAAGCCAGTGTAGAAGGTGTTGCGGGTGGCTTCGCTGCTGCCGTTGGCCTTGTAAGAGCACAATGGGAAGTAGAAGGTCGACCAAGCGGCAATAACGGGAATGGTAACGGTACGGTTGTCACCTATGACCAAACTCAAGTTGGAGTTGATGGCACCATTGGATACCCAACAGGTAGCCCAACAGGCAACACGCTTATTTCGACAGTGAATGCGACTGAATGTAAAAACGTGTTTGACCTTATTCTTCAGTCATCACCAACCAATACTACGTCAACTAATGACGCGGTGGTCGCAGATTTCAGATATGCAGTGCGCGAAGACGATTCGGGAACAAATGCGCTTTGCGTTTACTATCTTGTCGAGTCTATGGGGTTACCAAATACCTCTGCACCCGCAGACGGTACGCCCGACGGCACCAGCTTCGACGGTTTCACTTACAACCCTGCCACTGGCCAGGTTACTGTTTTTTAA
- a CDS encoding type II secretion system protein, with product MKKNGFTLVELIITILVIGVLAVTAAPRFLGNDTEEAIALRDRTLQFVRNMQLRAMQNVQDISCVKISASIIAPPAGHDCANALSTAFDSDQVVNASSTDFTFQTADENGDSFSQIQFDGFGRPRNIACATTCKIQISTFAMCLQNEGAIYAC from the coding sequence GTGAAGAAAAACGGTTTTACACTCGTAGAACTTATTATAACCATCTTGGTTATTGGGGTGCTGGCGGTAACCGCCGCACCTCGCTTTCTTGGTAACGACACCGAAGAGGCCATTGCTCTTCGCGACCGAACCCTTCAATTTGTACGTAATATGCAGCTTCGCGCCATGCAAAACGTACAAGACATTAGCTGTGTGAAAATATCCGCGTCAATTATTGCACCGCCTGCTGGGCACGACTGTGCAAATGCCCTATCTACCGCCTTCGATAGTGATCAAGTTGTCAACGCATCCAGCACCGATTTTACGTTTCAAACGGCAGATGAGAACGGCGATAGCTTTTCTCAAATCCAGTTTGACGGCTTTGGCCGCCCACGAAATATTGCCTGCGCCACCACCTGCAAAATTCAAATAAGCACCTTTGCGATGTGCCTTCAAAATGAAGGGGCAATTTATGCGTGCTAA
- a CDS encoding type II secretion system protein, with amino-acid sequence MQKVSTQKGFTLIELIIVIVLLGILAVTAAPKFLNLQDDARDSVLQGIAGSIESAASIVYGKALIQDAAGSADSSVTVDGTTLDVVYGYPDASDVANLTAIIEVDLGAESDYAAVSNDTDTVTIYYTGDYDEAPDPGAACSLSYVNSGAEGERPAITVTPCEG; translated from the coding sequence ATGCAAAAAGTTTCAACACAAAAGGGTTTTACCCTAATCGAGTTAATCATCGTTATTGTCCTGCTGGGTATCCTTGCGGTAACAGCAGCACCTAAGTTTTTAAACCTTCAAGATGATGCACGTGACTCTGTATTACAGGGCATCGCTGGGTCAATTGAGTCAGCCGCCTCCATTGTGTACGGAAAAGCGCTTATCCAAGATGCAGCTGGTAGCGCAGATTCGTCTGTAACTGTTGACGGTACAACATTAGACGTTGTTTACGGTTACCCAGATGCAAGCGATGTTGCCAATTTAACAGCCATCATTGAGGTCGATTTGGGCGCAGAGAGTGATTATGCTGCTGTTTCAAACGATACAGATACAGTGACAATATACTATACTGGCGACTATGATGAAGCGCCAGATCCAGGCGCTGCATGTTCTCTCTCGTATGTTAACTCTGGAGCTGAGGGCGAGCGTCCAGCTATTACGGTTACGCCTTGCGAAGGTTAA